From one Thunnus maccoyii chromosome 6, fThuMac1.1, whole genome shotgun sequence genomic stretch:
- the LOC121899178 gene encoding membrane frizzled-related protein, with protein sequence MSDLSQVAVYSDSSDIYKNVFCNPAFELEGEREERVEGFRTSSSTPEPIKPPAAGLGWGLFGVCVMRLRGPGCGWGVVVVSAAALLLVAAIGLALALILTQIKGQAVEEQLLPTSPPDLLSAGASHTLPTIPANRSQQDSSSAPQPAKIPPSETRCGGVLTEAEGSFSSPNHPGSYPTNSLCVWVIRVPPPSLVQIHVSSLNVEGPSPCLFDWLEVQEQIEQSSVVTRFCGNVAPPTVNTNSSTVWVTFRSDGSIAGSGFTAQYKAILPGHKSCSREEFMCDSGRCLLPVSVCDGHPNCQDQTDEANCSHKNKECGGQKSGPYGYLASPNHPRPYPHQQLCIWYISVDEGHFITLSFRNFSLETQDVCEFDYVEVHDSVDTGAGRVLGRFCGTSFPPDLTSSGPHMTVVFVADEGVADSGFNATYQAVSLLDRTCGPSQFACSTGECLQPQWLCDGWNDCSDGADEQGCGNSTYPPFTSSCEFIEVEMCQGLSYNLTSFPNIWLSIADQREAATLLQQYRVLMELACFEPLRKLVCGMFLPQCSPHGGVLQPCRSVCSSAEQQCSQALDLFSFSWPFNCHLLPDSQDPMECSLP encoded by the exons GCCTGGGCTGGGGTCTATTCGGGGTGTGTGTTATGCGTCTGCGGGGACCAGGTTGTGGCTGGGGAGTGGTTGTGGTCTCTGCTGCTGCCCTGCTCCTGGTAGCAGCCATCGGACTGGCGCTGGCCCTCATCCTCACAC AGATCAAAGGTCAGGCAGTAGAGGAGCAGTTGCTGCCCACCAGCCCTCCAGACCTGCTGAGTGCAGGAGCGTCCCACACTTTACCCACAATTCCTGCCAACAGAAGTCAGCAGGACAGTTCATCAGCACCGCAGCCCGCTAAGATCCCCCCATCTGAAACAC GTTGTGGAGGAGTTTTGACTGAAGCAGAGGGCAGTTTCAGTTCACCTAACCACCCCGGCTCCTACCCCACCAActccctgtgtgtgtgggtgatcAGAGTCCCGCCCCCCTCCTTGGTCCAGATCCATGTTTCCTCCCTGAACGTGGAGGGTCCATCTCCCTGCCTGTTTGACTGGCTGGAGGTGCAGGAGCAGATAGAGCAGAGCTCTGTGGTCACCAG GTTCTGTGGAAACGTAGCGCCACCAACAgtcaacacaaacagcagcacgGTGTGGGTCACCTTCCGATCTGATGGCAGCATTGCAGGCAGCGGCTTCACAGCACAGTACAAGGCCATCCTGCCTGGACACA agagctgctccagagAAGAGTTCATGTGTGACAGTGGTCGCTGTCTGctgcctgtgtctgtgtgtgacgGTCATCCAAACTGCCAAGACCAAACAGACGAGGCGAactgcagccataaaaacaaGG AATGTGGTGGGCAGAAGAGCGGGCCGTATGGTTACCTGGCAAGTCCAAACCACCCCAGGCCTTATCCTCACCAGCAG TTGTGTATATGGTACATATCTGTTGACGAGGGTCACTTCATCACACTGAGCTTCAGAAACTTCAGTCTGGAGACTCAGGATGTGTGTGAGTTTGACTATGTGGAGGTGCACGACAGCGTCGACACTGGAGCTGGTCGAGTTCTGGGAAG GTTTTGTGGTACCAGCTTCCCACCAGACCTGACCTCCTCTGGCCCCCACATGACTGTGGTGTTTGTGGCTGATGAGGGAGTGGCCGACAGCGGCTTCAACGCAACATATCAGGCTGTGTCTCTACTGGATA ggACATGTGGTCCTAGCCAGTTTGCATGCAGTACAGGAGAGTGTCTTCAGCCGCAGTGGTTGTGTGATGGATGGAACGACTGCTCTGATGGAGCAGATGAGCAGGGCTGCGGCAACTCCACCTACCCTCCTTTCA CTTCATCATGCGAGTTCATAGAGGTAGAGATGTGTCAGGGCCTCAGCTACAACCTCACCTCCTTCCCCAACATCTGGCTGTCCATTGCTGATCAAAGAGAAGCTGCCACACTCCTACAACAGTATCGG GTGTTGATGGAGCTGGCATGCTTCGAGCCCCTGCGGAAGCTGGTGTGCGGGATGTTCCTGCCCCAGTGCAGCCCTCACGGTGGCGTCCTCCAGCCCTGCCGTTCAGTCTGCTCCTCAGCCGAGCAGCAATGCAGCCAAGCCCTGGACCTCTTCTCCTTCAGCTGGCCCTTCAACTGCCACCTCCTGCCTGACTCACAGGACCCCATGGAGTGCTCACTGCCTTGA